In the Ilumatobacteraceae bacterium genome, one interval contains:
- the carB gene encoding carbamoyl-phosphate synthase large subunit — protein MPRRDDLHSILIIGSGPIVIGQACEFDYSGTQACRVLREEGYRVILVNSNPATIMTDPDFADATYVEPITWEVVASIIERERPDAVLPTLGGQTGLNTAMELYERGLIGVPGKPEMIGANAEAIATAEDRERFKQAMTEIGLESPRSMIARSMDEARVAVEQIGLPIMIRPAYILGGRGTGIAHDAAEFERMAKNGLDASPIGEILVEESIVGWKEYELEVMRDHADNCVIICGIENVDPMGVHTGDSITVAPIQTLTDVEYQQMRDAALACIRRVGVETGGSNVQFAVDPATGRQVVIEMNPRVSRSSALASKATGFPIAKIAAKLAVGYTLDEIPNDITKATPASFEPTIDYVVTKIPRWAFEKLPGTSGILGTQMQSVGEAMAIGRTFPESLQKGLRSLEQGRLGLNCDAASEQYADITDEELLSSTATPTPDRIFHIGELLRRGVSIETINEVNHFDPWFLDQMSIITEEQAVLAETGRDAMTQRSWRRAKRLGFSDAQLAWLWGDDEDDVRVAREAAGVIPTYKTVDTCSAEFAAETPYHYSTYEDESEVRSSDRKKVIILGSGPNRIGQGIEFDYCCVHASFALREAGYETIMVNCNPETVSTDYDTSDRLYFEPLTKEDVLNVIAAEQPYKVIVSLGGQTPLKLSGEIPVELVAGTSAQSIDDAEDREKWNQLCNELQIPQPPGGTAVDLEQALSITDEIGFPVLVRPSYVLGGRAMQIVHDRNHLARAMDELSGIGSLGKEGGLSAERPVLIDRFLASATEVDVDAIRDHTGEVLIGGVMEHVEEAGVHSGDSACAIPPQTLPDWVVEVIKAYTRSIANRLDVRGLINVQYAVTGTTVYVIEANPRASRTVPFVAKAKGVSLAKVATRVMLGATLAELRHEGVLREPVTGHVAVKEAVLPFNRFPEVDPALGPEMRSTGEVMGIDDTFGRAFFKAELAAGNGLPNEGTVFLSLNDQDKPAGLVVAQRMRERGLSLVATAGTADYLARFGVEVDQVLGKVQDVDGGRTAVDLIADGTIVFVVNTPRGSVGRSDGEHIRKAASMHRVSCVTTVSAGLAAAQGMGESPAQLPVKSLQEYHAR, from the coding sequence ATGCCGCGCCGCGACGATCTCCACTCGATCCTGATCATCGGCTCCGGCCCGATCGTGATCGGGCAGGCCTGCGAGTTCGACTACTCGGGCACGCAGGCGTGTCGAGTGCTCCGCGAGGAGGGGTACCGGGTGATCCTGGTCAACTCGAACCCGGCGACGATCATGACCGATCCCGACTTCGCCGACGCCACGTACGTCGAGCCGATCACCTGGGAGGTGGTCGCATCGATCATCGAACGCGAGCGGCCCGACGCGGTGCTGCCGACGCTCGGTGGTCAGACCGGGCTCAACACGGCGATGGAGTTGTACGAGCGAGGACTGATCGGCGTCCCCGGCAAGCCGGAGATGATCGGCGCCAACGCCGAGGCGATCGCCACGGCCGAAGACCGCGAGCGGTTCAAGCAGGCGATGACCGAGATCGGTCTCGAGTCGCCCCGTTCGATGATCGCCCGCAGCATGGACGAGGCGCGCGTGGCGGTCGAGCAGATCGGTCTCCCGATCATGATCCGCCCCGCCTACATCCTCGGTGGCCGTGGCACCGGCATCGCCCACGACGCCGCCGAGTTCGAGCGGATGGCGAAGAACGGCCTCGACGCCAGCCCGATCGGCGAGATCCTCGTCGAGGAGTCGATCGTCGGTTGGAAGGAGTACGAGCTCGAGGTCATGCGCGACCACGCCGACAACTGCGTGATCATCTGCGGCATCGAGAACGTCGATCCGATGGGCGTGCACACCGGCGACTCGATCACGGTGGCGCCGATCCAGACGCTCACCGACGTCGAGTACCAGCAGATGCGCGACGCAGCGCTCGCGTGCATCCGTCGCGTCGGCGTCGAGACCGGCGGCTCGAACGTGCAGTTCGCGGTCGACCCGGCGACCGGCCGCCAGGTCGTGATCGAGATGAACCCGCGCGTCTCACGGAGTTCGGCCCTGGCGTCGAAGGCGACCGGGTTCCCGATCGCCAAGATCGCGGCCAAGCTCGCCGTGGGCTACACCCTCGACGAGATCCCGAACGACATCACCAAGGCGACACCGGCGAGTTTCGAACCGACGATCGACTACGTGGTCACGAAGATCCCGCGCTGGGCCTTCGAGAAGCTGCCGGGCACCTCGGGGATCCTCGGGACGCAGATGCAGTCCGTCGGCGAGGCGATGGCGATCGGGCGCACGTTCCCCGAGTCGCTGCAGAAGGGTCTCCGTTCGCTCGAGCAGGGCCGGCTGGGTCTCAACTGCGACGCGGCGAGCGAGCAGTACGCCGACATCACCGACGAGGAACTGCTGTCGAGCACGGCGACGCCGACGCCCGACCGGATCTTCCACATCGGTGAACTGCTGCGGCGCGGTGTCTCGATCGAGACGATCAACGAGGTCAACCACTTCGACCCGTGGTTCCTCGATCAGATGTCGATCATCACCGAGGAGCAGGCCGTGCTCGCCGAGACGGGCCGGGACGCGATGACGCAGCGGTCCTGGCGGCGCGCGAAGCGCCTCGGGTTCTCCGATGCGCAGCTGGCCTGGCTCTGGGGTGACGACGAGGACGATGTCCGCGTCGCCCGAGAAGCCGCCGGTGTGATCCCGACCTACAAGACCGTCGACACCTGCTCGGCCGAGTTCGCGGCCGAGACGCCGTACCACTACTCCACGTACGAGGACGAGAGCGAAGTCCGGTCCAGCGACCGCAAGAAGGTGATCATCCTCGGCTCGGGTCCGAACCGGATCGGCCAGGGCATCGAGTTCGACTACTGCTGCGTGCACGCCAGCTTCGCGCTCCGCGAAGCCGGCTACGAGACGATCATGGTCAACTGCAACCCGGAGACGGTCTCGACCGACTACGACACCAGCGACCGCCTGTACTTCGAGCCGCTCACGAAGGAGGACGTCCTCAACGTCATCGCCGCCGAGCAGCCGTACAAGGTGATCGTCTCGCTCGGTGGGCAGACGCCGCTGAAGCTCTCGGGTGAGATCCCGGTCGAACTCGTCGCCGGCACCTCCGCCCAGTCGATCGACGACGCCGAAGACCGCGAGAAGTGGAACCAGCTCTGCAACGAGCTGCAGATCCCGCAGCCTCCCGGTGGCACCGCCGTCGACCTCGAACAGGCACTGTCGATCACCGACGAGATCGGGTTCCCGGTGCTGGTGCGCCCGAGCTACGTGCTCGGCGGCCGGGCGATGCAGATCGTGCACGACCGCAACCATCTGGCGCGGGCGATGGACGAACTCAGCGGAATCGGGAGCCTCGGCAAGGAAGGCGGTCTCTCCGCGGAGCGCCCGGTGCTGATCGATCGGTTCCTGGCCAGCGCGACCGAGGTCGACGTCGACGCCATCCGAGACCACACCGGCGAGGTCCTGATCGGTGGTGTGATGGAACACGTCGAGGAAGCCGGGGTGCACTCGGGCGACTCCGCGTGCGCGATCCCACCCCAGACGCTGCCCGACTGGGTCGTCGAGGTGATCAAGGCGTACACCCGGTCGATCGCGAACCGACTCGACGTGCGTGGCCTCATCAACGTGCAGTACGCCGTGACCGGCACGACGGTCTACGTGATCGAGGCCAACCCACGGGCGAGCCGCACGGTGCCGTTCGTCGCCAAGGCCAAGGGTGTCTCGCTCGCCAAGGTCGCCACCCGGGTGATGCTCGGCGCGACCCTCGCCGAACTGCGCCACGAGGGCGTGCTGCGCGAGCCGGTCACCGGTCACGTCGCGGTCAAGGAGGCGGTATTGCCGTTCAACCGCTTCCCCGAGGTCGACCCGGCCCTCGGCCCGGAGATGCGTTCGACCGGCGAGGTCATGGGCATCGACGACACGTTCGGGCGAGCGTTCTTCAAGGCCGAACTGGCGGCGGGCAACGGATTGCCGAACGAGGGCACGGTGTTCCTGTCGCTCAACGACCAGGACAAACCGGCGGGTCTCGTCGTCGCCCAGCGGATGCGCGAGCGCGGGCTCAGCCTCGTCGCCACGGCCGGCACGGCCGACTATCTCGCTCGCTTCGGCGTCGAGGTCGACCAGGTGCTCGGCAAGGTGCAGGATGTCGACGGTGGGCGGACCGCCGTCGACCTCATCGCCGACGGCACGATCGTGTTCGTGGTCAACACGCCACGGGGCTCGGTCGGCCGGAGCGACGGCGAGCACATCCGCAAGGCTGCATCGATGCACCGGGTGAGCTGCGTGACGACCGTCAGCGCCGGTCTCGCCGCCGCGCAGGGCATGGGCGAGTCGCCGGCGCAGCTCCCCGTCAAGAGCCTGCAGGAGTACCACGCTCGATGA
- a CDS encoding dihydroorotate dehydrogenase, protein MTVDTRVTIGSVELRHPVMTASGTAGYGSEFAPYFDLASIGAVVTKSIAPFEWAGNLAPRVHPTPQGMINAVGLQGPGIEHWLTHELPALTATGATVVCSIWGRSVDDYRRAAEMLASAPSAVVAVEVNLSCPNLEGRGSIFAHDVDLSAEVIAATDACGRPRWAKLSANTDRIVDVAGACHDAGAEAVTLINTLLGLTFDPETMRPSLGNGGGGLSGRAIHPVAVRAVHDVRRAHPGLPIVGVGGVATGWDAVEMMVAGAQAVQVGTASFADPRACARIAEEMVTFATRRGIARLADCNAVV, encoded by the coding sequence ATGACCGTCGACACCCGCGTCACGATCGGTTCGGTCGAACTCCGGCACCCGGTGATGACCGCGTCGGGCACGGCGGGCTACGGCAGCGAGTTCGCCCCGTACTTCGACCTCGCGTCGATCGGCGCGGTCGTGACCAAGTCGATCGCGCCGTTCGAGTGGGCCGGCAATCTGGCCCCGCGGGTGCATCCGACGCCGCAGGGCATGATCAACGCGGTCGGCCTCCAGGGGCCGGGCATCGAGCACTGGTTGACCCATGAGTTGCCGGCGCTGACGGCGACGGGTGCGACGGTCGTGTGCAGCATCTGGGGGCGTTCGGTCGACGACTACCGTCGGGCGGCCGAGATGCTCGCGTCAGCGCCGTCGGCGGTCGTCGCGGTCGAGGTCAACCTCTCGTGCCCGAATCTCGAGGGTCGCGGCAGCATCTTCGCCCACGACGTCGACCTCTCGGCCGAGGTGATCGCCGCCACCGACGCCTGCGGGCGCCCGCGGTGGGCCAAGTTGAGCGCCAACACCGACCGGATCGTCGACGTCGCAGGAGCCTGCCACGACGCCGGCGCCGAGGCGGTCACGCTGATCAACACCCTGCTCGGACTCACGTTCGACCCCGAGACGATGCGGCCGTCGCTCGGTAACGGCGGCGGCGGTCTGTCCGGTCGGGCGATCCATCCCGTCGCCGTCCGAGCCGTCCACGACGTCCGCCGGGCACATCCCGGACTGCCCATCGTCGGCGTCGGGGGCGTGGCGACCGGCTGGGACGCCGTCGAGATGATGGTCGCCGGCGCCCAGGCGGTGCAGGTCGGGACGGCGAGCTTTGCCGATCCTCGGGCATGCGCCCGGATCGCCGAGGAGATGGTGACGTTCGCCACGCGGCGCGGGATTGCACGTCTGGCGGATTGCAACGCGGTAGTTTGA
- the mihF gene encoding integration host factor, actinobacterial type → MATPPQLTPEQRTAALAKAAEARAARADIKARLKMGSMSLQEALDSDDPNVGKLKVVSMLESLPGVGKVKARRVMDDVGIADNRRVQGLGAQQRASLLNQLGS, encoded by the coding sequence ATGGCAACACCTCCGCAGTTGACACCTGAGCAAAGGACGGCTGCCCTCGCGAAGGCGGCCGAGGCTCGCGCGGCCCGGGCCGACATCAAGGCACGACTGAAGATGGGTTCGATGAGCCTCCAGGAGGCGCTCGACTCCGACGATCCGAACGTCGGCAAACTCAAGGTCGTCTCGATGCTCGAATCGCTGCCGGGCGTCGGCAAGGTCAAGGCGCGTCGCGTGATGGACGACGTCGGTATCGCCGACAACCGTCGCGTGCAGGGTCTCGGCGCACAGCAACGCGCTTCCTTGCTGAACCAGCTTGGCTCGTGA
- the gmk gene encoding guanylate kinase yields MARERLIIVVSGPGGVGKGTIVDALVRRDPGLWLSRSWTTRERRQGEDEDAYVFVTSEEFEKHITDGGFLEWTEFLGNYYGTPRPDHLEGDNDIVLEIELDGAQQVKRQYPEAILIFVLPPSREEQERRLRGRGDPGDKVQARLRKAEIEEPVGREQADHLVVNDELDRTVDEMMAIIERERGRSGISR; encoded by the coding sequence TTGGCTCGTGAACGTCTGATCATCGTCGTCTCCGGCCCCGGAGGCGTGGGCAAGGGCACGATCGTCGATGCCCTCGTCCGGCGCGACCCCGGTCTGTGGCTGAGCCGGTCGTGGACGACCCGCGAGCGCCGTCAGGGCGAGGACGAGGACGCCTACGTCTTCGTGACGTCCGAGGAGTTCGAGAAGCACATCACCGACGGCGGGTTCCTCGAGTGGACCGAGTTCCTCGGCAACTACTACGGCACGCCGCGACCCGACCACCTCGAGGGCGACAACGACATCGTGCTCGAGATCGAGCTCGACGGTGCCCAGCAGGTCAAGCGCCAGTACCCCGAAGCGATCCTGATCTTCGTGCTGCCGCCGTCGCGCGAAGAACAGGAGCGCCGCCTCCGCGGCCGCGGCGACCCGGGCGACAAGGTGCAGGCCCGGCTCCGCAAGGCCGAGATCGAGGAGCCGGTCGGGCGCGAACAGGCCGACCATCTCGTCGTCAACGACGAACTCGACCGGACCGTCGACGAGATGATGGCCATCATCGAGCGCGAACGCGGCCGGTCGGGTATCTCCCGGTAA
- the rpoZ gene encoding DNA-directed RNA polymerase subunit omega, translating to MANSHETMMTPAIEGLLDRVDSKFSLVTLAARRARNINSYFNQLGDGLGHMIPPQVSSTARKPLSIAFEEISVDKIVQTDAPEPVEPELDLPEGDLDTDA from the coding sequence ATGGCAAACAGCCACGAAACGATGATGACGCCCGCGATCGAGGGTTTGCTCGACCGCGTCGACTCCAAGTTCAGCTTGGTCACCCTCGCTGCACGTCGGGCGCGCAACATCAATTCGTACTTCAACCAGCTCGGTGACGGCCTCGGCCACATGATCCCGCCGCAGGTGTCCTCCACGGCCCGTAAGCCGCTCAGCATCGCGTTCGAAGAGATCTCGGTCGACAAGATCGTCCAGACCGACGCCCCCGAGCCGGTCGAGCCCGAGCTCGACCTCCCCGAGGGCGACCTCGACACCGACGCCTGA
- the coaBC gene encoding bifunctional phosphopantothenoylcysteine decarboxylase/phosphopantothenate--cysteine ligase CoaBC, protein MLAGKRIVLGVTGGIAAYKAVEVSRRLVDAGAHVVPVMTEGAERFLGPTTLSALASEPVKTRLWDDPETPIPHTKLGQGADLILVAPATARLIAALRMGLSTDLLTNVLLATRAPVMICPAMHTEMWEHPAVVDNIATLRERGVHIVDPEAGRLAGGDVGAGRLASPESIVSAVEQLFTPRDLAGVDLVVSAGGTREPIDAVRVIANRSSGKQGYAIAAEAALRGANVTIVSTVDLPVPHGAEIVPVDTAADMEAAMQRLAPTSDVVIMAAAVADFRPKVAAPNKLKKHDGVPEIVLEPTPDILAGLGAAKPAGQVLVGFAAETDDLVANAERKLAAKHLDLIVANDVGAPSTGFRHDTNAVTILAPGAEPHVVPLADKRTIAASVIDRIVSIRDAAG, encoded by the coding sequence GTGCTCGCCGGCAAGCGAATCGTCCTCGGTGTCACCGGGGGGATCGCGGCGTACAAGGCCGTCGAGGTCAGCCGCCGTCTGGTCGACGCCGGCGCTCACGTGGTCCCGGTGATGACCGAGGGGGCCGAGCGGTTCCTCGGGCCGACGACGCTGTCGGCACTCGCCAGTGAGCCCGTCAAGACACGGTTGTGGGACGACCCCGAGACGCCGATCCCGCACACGAAGTTGGGCCAGGGTGCCGATCTGATCCTGGTCGCACCGGCGACCGCGCGCCTGATCGCCGCGCTGCGGATGGGGCTGTCGACCGATCTGCTCACCAATGTCCTGCTGGCCACCCGTGCGCCGGTGATGATCTGCCCGGCGATGCACACCGAGATGTGGGAGCACCCCGCCGTCGTCGACAACATCGCGACCCTGCGCGAGCGCGGCGTGCACATCGTCGATCCCGAGGCCGGTCGCCTGGCGGGCGGCGACGTCGGTGCGGGTCGTCTGGCGTCGCCCGAGTCGATCGTCTCGGCGGTCGAGCAGCTCTTCACCCCGCGCGACCTGGCCGGGGTCGACCTGGTGGTCAGCGCAGGCGGCACTCGCGAACCGATCGACGCCGTGCGCGTCATCGCCAATCGCAGTTCCGGCAAGCAGGGGTACGCGATCGCGGCCGAGGCGGCCCTGCGCGGCGCCAACGTGACGATCGTGTCGACGGTCGATCTGCCGGTGCCGCACGGTGCCGAGATCGTTCCGGTCGACACCGCAGCCGACATGGAAGCGGCGATGCAGCGCCTCGCCCCCACGAGCGATGTGGTGATCATGGCCGCCGCGGTCGCCGACTTCCGACCCAAGGTCGCAGCACCCAACAAGCTCAAGAAGCACGACGGCGTGCCCGAGATCGTCCTCGAACCGACACCCGACATCCTGGCGGGGCTCGGCGCCGCCAAGCCCGCCGGCCAGGTGCTGGTCGGCTTCGCCGCCGAGACCGACGACCTGGTCGCCAACGCCGAGCGCAAACTGGCCGCCAAACATCTCGACCTCATCGTCGCCAACGATGTCGGGGCCCCGTCCACGGGCTTTCGGCACGACACGAACGCCGTCACGATCCTGGCGCCCGGTGCCGAGCCGCACGTGGTTCCACTGGCCGACAAACGTACGATTGCGGCGTCGGTGATCGACCGAATCGTGTCGATCCGTGATGCAGCCGGCTGA
- the metK gene encoding methionine adenosyltransferase, producing MARWTFSSESVTEGHPDKMADQISDAVLDAILTEDPDGRVACETMVTTGLCVIAGEISTTAYVEIPRIARETINGIGYDNALYGFDGNTCGVIVSIDEQSPDIAQGVDSSEELRAGQAGEDVINAQGAGDQGMMFGYACNETPDLMPLPIWTAHRLAERLAEVRKSGQLPYLRPDGKTQVTYEYEDGRPIGIRSVLISTQHQDGIDRDSVIRPDLIEQVIRPTIPEQYADDDYDVFVNPTGTFVLGGPHGDCGLTGRKIIVDTYGGMGRHGGGAFSGKDPSKVDRSAAYATRWVAKHVVASGAADRCELQVAYAIGMAQPLSIHVTTFGTNHVDDATIEAAVREVFDLRPGAIVRDLDLKKPGYQRSAAYGHFGRSGFTWEDTNRLDDFKAAVGL from the coding sequence GTGGCTCGTTGGACATTCAGTTCCGAGAGTGTGACCGAAGGTCACCCGGACAAGATGGCAGATCAGATCAGTGATGCGGTACTCGACGCCATTCTGACCGAGGATCCCGACGGTCGCGTCGCCTGCGAGACCATGGTCACGACCGGGCTGTGCGTGATCGCCGGCGAGATCAGCACGACCGCCTACGTCGAGATCCCTCGGATCGCTCGCGAGACGATCAACGGCATCGGCTACGACAACGCCCTCTACGGCTTCGACGGGAACACCTGTGGCGTGATCGTCTCGATCGACGAGCAGAGCCCCGACATCGCGCAGGGCGTCGACTCGTCCGAAGAGCTGCGCGCCGGGCAGGCCGGCGAAGACGTCATCAACGCCCAGGGCGCCGGCGACCAGGGCATGATGTTCGGGTACGCCTGCAACGAGACACCCGACCTCATGCCGCTGCCGATCTGGACGGCTCACCGTCTGGCCGAACGGCTGGCCGAGGTCCGCAAGTCGGGTCAGCTCCCGTACCTGCGTCCCGACGGCAAGACCCAGGTCACCTACGAGTACGAGGACGGCCGCCCGATCGGCATCAGGAGCGTGCTGATCTCCACCCAGCACCAGGACGGCATCGATCGCGACAGCGTCATCCGTCCCGACCTCATCGAGCAGGTGATCCGACCCACGATCCCCGAGCAGTACGCCGACGACGACTACGACGTGTTCGTCAACCCGACCGGCACGTTCGTGCTCGGCGGCCCCCACGGCGATTGTGGCCTGACGGGTCGCAAGATCATCGTCGACACCTACGGCGGCATGGGCCGCCACGGTGGCGGCGCCTTCTCGGGCAAGGATCCGTCGAAGGTCGACCGCTCCGCCGCGTACGCCACCCGATGGGTCGCGAAGCACGTCGTCGCGAGCGGTGCCGCCGACCGGTGTGAACTGCAGGTCGCGTACGCGATCGGCATGGCCCAGCCGCTCAGCATCCACGTGACCACGTTCGGTACCAACCACGTCGACGACGCCACGATCGAAGCAGCGGTCCGCGAGGTCTTCGACCTCCGCCCCGGTGCGATCGTCCGGGATCTCGACCTGAAGAAGCCGGGCTACCAGCGTTCGGCCGCGTACGGACACTTCGGTCGCTCGGGCTTCACCTGGGAAGACACCAACCGCCTCGACGACTTCAAGGCTGCCGTCGGCCTCTGA
- a CDS encoding aminotransferase class V-fold PLP-dependent enzyme, which translates to MIDLARVRGDTLGVDDIVHLNNCGSSLPPRSVVDAQVDYLREEQRMGGYEVAAARSDDLHDFTLLTARMLGCGVDEVAFQGSAIEGWWRAFLSIDLQPGDRVLAGTSEYQGNAFGLLQARDRGVLVETIPNDERGTIDLAALAAAIDDRVGLVCLTQVSMSNGAVHPAADVGRLCRDAGVPFLLDACQVAGQRPLDVDRLGCDFLVYTGRKFMRGPRGTGVLYARRSTVDRLGPSPFVDGRSGIWTGDDTWEHTPGAARFELGERSFAAQVGLAEATRYALDVGLDTIAERVGMLAERLRGQLAGLDRVRVRDEGDDRCGIVTFTLEGLTAVDIRSSLGAAGINIGAPGAVNARWDLGRRNIDAVARVGVHYFNSEAELDRLIEVVSDLTL; encoded by the coding sequence ATGATCGACCTCGCACGGGTCCGGGGTGACACACTCGGCGTCGACGACATCGTCCATCTCAACAACTGCGGGTCGTCACTCCCGCCGAGGTCGGTGGTCGACGCCCAGGTCGACTACCTCAGGGAGGAGCAGCGCATGGGCGGCTACGAGGTGGCCGCCGCCCGCTCCGACGACCTTCACGACTTCACCCTGCTGACCGCCCGGATGCTCGGGTGCGGCGTCGACGAAGTGGCGTTCCAGGGCAGTGCGATCGAGGGTTGGTGGCGGGCGTTCCTGTCGATCGACCTGCAACCGGGCGACCGTGTCCTCGCCGGCACGAGCGAGTACCAGGGCAACGCGTTCGGCCTGCTCCAAGCGCGCGACCGGGGCGTGCTCGTCGAGACGATCCCGAACGACGAGCGCGGCACGATCGACCTGGCGGCACTCGCGGCGGCGATCGACGATCGCGTCGGACTCGTCTGTCTGACGCAGGTGTCGATGAGCAACGGAGCCGTGCACCCGGCCGCCGACGTCGGTCGTCTGTGCCGCGATGCGGGGGTGCCGTTCCTGCTCGACGCCTGCCAGGTCGCCGGGCAGCGCCCGCTCGACGTCGACCGACTCGGTTGTGACTTCCTGGTGTACACCGGTCGGAAGTTCATGCGGGGTCCGCGGGGCACCGGCGTGCTGTATGCCCGCCGTTCGACGGTCGATCGGCTCGGCCCGTCACCGTTCGTGGACGGCCGCTCCGGCATCTGGACCGGCGACGACACCTGGGAGCACACCCCGGGAGCCGCTCGGTTCGAGCTGGGCGAGCGATCGTTCGCCGCCCAGGTGGGACTCGCCGAGGCCACGCGGTATGCGCTCGACGTCGGCCTCGACACGATCGCCGAACGGGTCGGGATGCTGGCCGAACGACTTCGCGGTCAGCTCGCGGGGCTCGACCGGGTGCGGGTCCGCGACGAAGGCGATGACCGCTGCGGCATCGTCACCTTCACCCTCGAGGGCCTGACCGCTGTGGACATCCGGTCGTCGCTCGGCGCGGCCGGCATCAACATCGGCGCGCCCGGAGCGGTGAATGCCAGGTGGGACCTCGGCCGTCGGAACATCGACGCCGTCGCTCGGGTCGGCGTCCACTACTTCAACTCCGAGGCCGAACTCGATCGACTGATCGAAGTCGTCTCGGATCTCACGCTCTGA
- a CDS encoding methyltransferase → MSHYFDEQPSVRSDVRTVDVALPDVAFTMETDRGVFSHGHVDTGTALLLREAPAPAASGDLLDLGCGSGAIAITLALRSPDATVWAVDTNERALALTSRNAAGAGADNLRACAPHDVPADLRFGTIWSNPPIRIGKPAMRELLGGWLGRLTDDGTAVLVVQKHLGADSLHRWLDGQGFRTERRASRAGFRLLECSARAVGRADDPDPT, encoded by the coding sequence GTGTCCCATTACTTCGACGAGCAACCTTCGGTCCGATCCGACGTGAGAACGGTCGACGTCGCCCTGCCCGACGTCGCCTTCACGATGGAGACCGACCGCGGCGTGTTCTCCCACGGTCACGTCGACACCGGCACCGCCCTGCTCCTCCGCGAGGCCCCGGCCCCGGCCGCATCGGGTGACCTGCTCGATCTCGGATGCGGCAGCGGGGCGATCGCGATCACGCTCGCCTTGCGCAGCCCGGACGCCACCGTCTGGGCGGTCGACACCAACGAGCGAGCGCTGGCGCTGACCTCCCGCAATGCCGCCGGCGCCGGCGCCGACAACCTCAGGGCGTGCGCACCGCACGACGTACCGGCCGACCTGCGTTTCGGGACGATCTGGTCGAACCCCCCGATCCGGATCGGCAAACCGGCGATGCGCGAGCTGCTCGGCGGCTGGCTCGGACGACTGACCGACGACGGCACCGCCGTGCTCGTCGTCCAGAAGCACCTCGGTGCCGACTCGCTCCACCGGTGGCTCGACGGTCAGGGTTTCCGCACCGAACGGCGGGCGAGCCGCGCCGGGTTCCGGCTGCTCGAGTGCTCCGCCCGAGCGGTCGGGCGAGCGGACGACCCCGACCCCACGTAG
- the def gene encoding peptide deformylase, with the protein MAYAIRTFGDPVLKSKAAEITDVDGKLVRLVDDMFTTLYESDLGIALAAPQIGVQKQIFVWDLDGERQVIFNPEIVESDGEWVYDEGCLSIPGLYVEMLRPKTVLMRGVDINGDVVEREADELEARMYQHELDHLHGVLMFDRMQPDQRKEAMKEYRRLQAEAAAPKPAESRFRRLRLQ; encoded by the coding sequence ATGGCCTACGCGATCCGCACCTTCGGCGACCCGGTCCTGAAATCGAAGGCCGCTGAAATCACCGATGTCGACGGCAAGCTCGTGCGGCTCGTCGACGACATGTTCACCACGCTGTACGAGAGCGACCTCGGCATCGCGCTGGCCGCCCCGCAGATCGGTGTGCAGAAGCAGATCTTCGTGTGGGACCTCGACGGCGAACGCCAGGTCATCTTCAACCCCGAGATCGTCGAGAGCGACGGCGAGTGGGTCTACGACGAGGGATGCCTGTCGATCCCCGGGTTGTACGTCGAGATGCTGCGGCCCAAGACCGTGCTGATGCGCGGGGTCGACATCAACGGCGACGTCGTCGAACGTGAGGCCGACGAGCTCGAGGCACGCATGTACCAGCACGAACTCGACCATCTGCACGGTGTGCTGATGTTCGATCGGATGCAGCCCGATCAACGCAAGGAAGCGATGAAGGAGTACCGACGGCTGCAGGCTGAGGCGGCTGCGCCCAAGCCGGCCGAGTCGCGCTTCCGTCGTCTGCGTCTGCAGTGA